A single genomic interval of Mycobacterium sp. DL592 harbors:
- a CDS encoding RDD family protein encodes MMPVPETVVTGDAVVLDVQIAQLPVRAVGALIDIGVVMIAYLVGMMLWVATALQFDEALSAAVMIIFTVLALVGYPIIIETATRGRSIGKMVMGLRVVSEDGGPERFRQALFRALAGFVEIWTLFGGPAVICSLASPKGKRIGDVFAGTVVISERGPKLAPPPVMPPALAWWAASLELSGLGPEQAELARQFLSRATQLEPQIRDQMAYRITSEVVARISPPPPPGTPPQYVLAAVLAERHRRELARLRPAAAVPTYATYPPSPPGPPVSPPPAAPSAGPGGFMPPA; translated from the coding sequence ATGATGCCGGTGCCCGAGACGGTGGTGACCGGGGACGCGGTCGTCCTCGACGTCCAGATCGCGCAACTGCCGGTCCGGGCCGTCGGCGCGCTGATCGACATCGGCGTGGTGATGATCGCCTATCTCGTCGGGATGATGCTGTGGGTGGCCACTGCGCTGCAATTCGACGAGGCCCTCAGCGCCGCGGTCATGATCATCTTCACGGTGCTGGCCCTGGTGGGCTATCCGATCATCATCGAGACCGCCACCCGCGGCCGTTCGATCGGCAAGATGGTGATGGGCCTGCGGGTGGTATCCGAAGACGGCGGCCCAGAACGCTTCCGGCAGGCGCTGTTTCGCGCGCTGGCCGGGTTCGTCGAGATCTGGACGCTCTTCGGCGGCCCCGCTGTGATCTGCAGCCTGGCATCCCCCAAGGGCAAGCGCATCGGGGACGTGTTCGCCGGCACGGTGGTGATCAGCGAGCGCGGTCCCAAACTCGCTCCCCCACCGGTGATGCCACCCGCGTTGGCCTGGTGGGCGGCCTCCCTGGAGCTGTCCGGGCTGGGGCCCGAGCAGGCCGAGCTGGCCCGCCAATTCCTCTCCCGTGCAACACAATTGGAGCCGCAGATCCGCGACCAGATGGCGTATCGGATCACCTCGGAGGTGGTTGCGCGGATCTCGCCGCCGCCACCGCCCGGCACGCCGCCGCAATACGTGCTGGCCGCCGTGCTCGCCGAACGGCATCGCCGCGAACTGGCGCGGCTGCGTCCGGCCGCTGCCGTCCCGACGTACGCGACGTACCCGCCGTCACCCCCGGGTCCACCGGTGTCGCCGCCGCCAGCGGCTCCGAGTGCGGGTCCCGGTGGGTTCATGCCACCGGCCTAA
- a CDS encoding DUF58 domain-containing protein → MTLTGRTGLIALLCVLPIALAPWPATAFAVALLALAIAVAVDAALAASPRALRFERDGATSARLGQQVDAVLRIHNDGSRRFRGVLRDAWPPSACAQPRTHPLTVRPGHTETVATRLQPRRRGDQRSQAVTARSIGPLGLAGRQRSHDVAGQIRILPPFLSRKHLPSRLAKLREIDGLLPVLIRGHGTEFDSLREYVVGDDVRSIDWRATARRADVVVRTWRPERDRRVVIVLDTGRTSAGRVGVDPTARDPGGWPRLDWSMDAALLLAALASRAGDHVDFLAHDRVTRTAVFGAARTELLAQLVVAMAPLEPALIESDAAAMVASVQRRVRRRALVVLLTDLNASALDEGLLPVLPQLSAKHQVIVAAVADPRVDQLAAGRADAAAVYDAAAAERARNDRRLVASRLRHKGVDVVDAAPEDLAPALADRYLAMKATGRL, encoded by the coding sequence GTGACACTCACCGGCCGCACCGGGCTGATCGCCCTGCTGTGTGTGCTGCCGATCGCGCTGGCCCCCTGGCCGGCAACGGCTTTCGCGGTAGCACTGCTGGCGTTGGCGATCGCGGTGGCTGTCGACGCCGCGCTGGCCGCAAGCCCGCGGGCGCTGCGTTTCGAACGCGACGGCGCCACCTCGGCCCGCCTCGGTCAACAGGTCGACGCGGTGCTGCGGATTCACAACGACGGTTCGCGCCGGTTCCGGGGAGTGCTGCGCGACGCCTGGCCGCCGAGTGCCTGCGCGCAGCCCCGCACGCACCCCCTGACGGTACGACCGGGCCACACCGAGACGGTGGCCACCAGGCTGCAGCCGCGCAGGCGGGGCGATCAGCGCTCGCAGGCGGTGACGGCCCGCTCCATCGGGCCGCTCGGGCTGGCCGGCCGGCAACGGTCCCATGACGTCGCGGGTCAGATCCGCATCCTGCCACCGTTCCTGTCCCGCAAGCATCTACCGTCACGACTGGCCAAGCTGCGCGAGATCGACGGACTGCTGCCGGTGCTGATCCGCGGCCACGGAACGGAATTCGATTCGTTGCGGGAGTACGTCGTCGGTGACGACGTCCGCTCCATCGACTGGCGGGCCACTGCCCGGCGTGCCGACGTGGTGGTGCGCACCTGGCGGCCGGAGCGCGACCGCCGGGTGGTGATCGTGCTCGACACCGGCCGGACCTCGGCGGGCCGGGTCGGGGTCGACCCGACAGCGCGCGATCCCGGCGGCTGGCCGCGGCTGGACTGGTCGATGGATGCCGCGCTGCTACTGGCCGCGCTAGCCTCGCGCGCCGGCGATCACGTCGACTTCCTGGCGCACGACCGGGTGACGCGGACGGCGGTCTTCGGTGCCGCCCGCACTGAGCTGCTGGCCCAACTGGTGGTCGCGATGGCGCCGCTCGAGCCGGCGCTGATCGAGTCCGACGCCGCCGCGATGGTGGCCTCGGTGCAGCGGCGGGTGCGCCGCCGCGCGCTGGTGGTGCTGCTCACCGACCTCAACGCCTCGGCCCTCGACGAGGGCCTGCTGCCGGTGCTGCCGCAGCTGTCGGCCAAACACCAGGTGATCGTGGCCGCGGTGGCCGACCCGCGCGTCGACCAGCTTGCGGCCGGGCGTGCCGATGCCGCTGCGGTCTACGACGCCGCCGCGGCGGAACGGGCCCGCAACGACCGGCGGCTCGTCGCTTCGCGGTTGCGGCACAAGGGAGTTGACGTGGTCGACGCCGCACCGGAGGATCTGGCGCCGGCGCTGGCCGACCGGTATTTGGCGATGAAGGCCACCGGCCGGTTGTAG
- a CDS encoding MoxR family ATPase has protein sequence MTQFAPTAQQDEARNALLALRAEIAKAVVGQDAVVSGLVIALLCRGHVLLEGVPGVAKTLLVRAMAAALQLEFKRVQFTPDLMPGDITGSLIYDARTAAFVFREGPVFTNLMLADEINRTPPKTQAALLEAMEERQVSVDGDPKLLPDPFIVAATQNPIEYEGTYQLPEAQLDRFLLKLNVPLPPRDQEIAILGRHAQGFDPRDLSAIRPVAGPAELAEGRAAVKQVLIADEVLGYIVDIVGATRNSPSLQLGVSPRGATALLGTARAWAWLSGRNYVTPDDVKAMARPTLRHRIGLRPEAELEGATPDGVLDGILTAVPVPR, from the coding sequence GTGACTCAATTCGCGCCAACCGCACAACAAGACGAGGCACGCAACGCGCTGCTCGCTCTTCGCGCCGAGATCGCCAAGGCCGTCGTCGGGCAGGACGCAGTCGTCAGCGGTCTGGTGATCGCACTGCTGTGTCGCGGACATGTCCTGCTCGAAGGTGTTCCCGGCGTTGCGAAGACGCTGTTGGTCCGCGCGATGGCGGCAGCGCTGCAACTGGAGTTCAAGCGGGTCCAGTTCACCCCGGACCTGATGCCCGGCGACATCACCGGCTCCCTGATCTACGACGCGCGCACCGCGGCCTTCGTGTTCCGCGAGGGTCCGGTGTTCACCAATTTGATGCTGGCCGACGAGATCAACCGGACCCCACCGAAGACTCAGGCCGCCCTGCTGGAGGCCATGGAGGAGCGCCAGGTCAGCGTCGACGGCGATCCGAAGCTGTTGCCGGATCCGTTCATCGTGGCCGCCACGCAGAACCCGATCGAGTACGAGGGCACCTACCAGCTACCCGAAGCGCAGCTCGATCGCTTCCTGCTGAAGCTCAATGTGCCTCTGCCACCGCGGGATCAGGAGATCGCGATCCTCGGACGGCACGCCCAGGGATTCGATCCGCGTGACCTGAGCGCCATCCGCCCGGTGGCCGGTCCGGCTGAGCTGGCCGAGGGTCGCGCCGCGGTGAAACAGGTGTTGATCGCCGACGAAGTGCTCGGCTACATCGTCGACATCGTCGGTGCCACAAGGAATTCTCCGTCACTGCAGCTGGGGGTGTCACCGCGCGGCGCCACCGCCCTGCTGGGCACAGCGCGGGCGTGGGCGTGGCTGTCGGGCCGCAATTACGTCACCCCTGATGACGTCAAGGCCATGGCGCGCCCGACATTGCGGCACCGGATCGGGCTGCGCCCGGAAGCCGAACTCGAGGGAGCCACCCCTGACGGGGTGCTCGACGGTATTCTGACCGCCGTGCCGGTGCCACGGTAG
- a CDS encoding DUF4129 domain-containing protein has product MPTIDIDRETAHEAAQRELAKPIYPRPSLTDRIGEWLDDLVNRLILQGGSIPGGWFTIAVLAILVAVAFVVAVRIARRTMRTNRGAGAGLFGAHELSAAEHRATAEGFAVQGNWAAAIRHRVRAVARQLEESGTLTPVPGRTANELAHDAGDLLPGFAADLLCAATAFNDVTYGEQPGTEPNYRMIADLDDALRRHAAPTGSDLTAATVANTWTPLR; this is encoded by the coding sequence ATGCCCACCATCGATATCGACCGCGAGACCGCCCACGAGGCAGCCCAGCGCGAGTTGGCCAAACCGATCTATCCCCGGCCGTCGTTGACCGACCGGATCGGCGAGTGGCTCGACGACCTCGTCAACCGTCTGATCCTCCAAGGCGGCTCGATCCCGGGTGGCTGGTTCACCATCGCCGTTCTGGCGATTCTCGTGGCGGTGGCCTTCGTTGTGGCCGTACGCATCGCGCGGCGGACCATGCGAACCAACCGGGGCGCCGGGGCGGGATTGTTCGGCGCCCACGAGCTTTCGGCGGCGGAGCACCGTGCGACGGCGGAAGGCTTTGCCGTCCAGGGCAATTGGGCTGCGGCCATCCGACATCGAGTTCGAGCTGTGGCACGCCAACTGGAGGAGTCGGGCACGCTGACCCCGGTTCCGGGACGCACCGCCAATGAGCTCGCCCACGACGCAGGCGATCTGCTGCCCGGCTTCGCCGCCGACCTGCTCTGCGCAGCAACGGCATTCAACGACGTCACCTATGGTGAGCAACCCGGCACCGAGCCGAACTACCGGATGATCGCCGACCTCGACGACGCCCTGCGCCGCCACGCCGCACCCACCGGCTCCGATCTCACGGCCGCTACGGTCGCCAACACCTGGACCCCGCTGCGGTGA
- a CDS encoding beta-propeller fold lactonase family protein, which yields MATSVATAPASQSVSSSSISSTVASWLGSVQSALDDPEDPAGSPILLALVAIRRELEKTFAYANSTATPVQITQTLTGQVVGSVGLINRYDDQVAYKVVTQPTQGTVVVDSNGTFTYTPSATLQAAGGFDQFTVTVRDTSFHLFGDSGTITVPISVAVAGPSTQIVNPAGTGAHAIALSGDGKRAFVLNTDNSISLIDTDASSATYNQIIGVVPFTTTITDSGNGQTVTYTPNVTALATDSTGSKLYVTSKSTYLPSADNATPVELNKLSVLSISTATSGDGSVILSSSVLGTADTGDVGAGLAVSADGSRVYVLTTDPSSGAGKISTIDPTLIDPTGASVGAFLGSVAVGTGGQDIGVDSAGRVWVANSSDNTVSVLNPANNAVTTIAVGGRPEAIAFGSGPSGTGSYAYVANFLSNSVSVIDTDPTSATYNTVLANVVVGGEPTDITVSADGKHLYVAQSYTNSVAIIDTATNALTTSIATTANGGPTSIATSGDGAHVYVTNLYSNTIDQVSVTPTLSPTPDSTPILGSTKGFQVYNLSSQPATLTGYIGNGTLQKPAPGPGVVVAPGSYIDFEVVVYSGKNNTVQPLFQLPNAQNPNLNVVLRVFLKNVNVTRHIARCGADDGNQCIAIPGYKVGLLDPSNTVVTLDATQNSQAQQISQALNELCFNGSPATCNFDATKELLTHDKAKQVGNAVQNDTNEIDGFNTTVSRTITEQVQDTVQVSIGNKSGLIFEKVEASVTVTFQHQWSEAKTFSQSIDANIQPHYQITITAADPIYRDYGNFTLTMGNTTWHLNNIYFDSPRPNGHGVYVISEQPLVGPPTN from the coding sequence GTGGCGACCAGCGTCGCCACGGCACCGGCCAGCCAGTCCGTATCTTCATCGTCGATCAGCTCGACGGTGGCGTCGTGGCTCGGGTCGGTACAGTCCGCGCTTGACGACCCCGAGGACCCCGCCGGTTCCCCGATTCTGCTGGCACTCGTCGCGATCCGCCGCGAACTGGAGAAGACGTTCGCCTACGCGAATTCGACCGCAACACCGGTACAGATCACCCAGACGTTGACCGGCCAGGTAGTCGGCTCGGTCGGCTTGATCAATCGCTACGACGACCAGGTGGCCTACAAGGTCGTGACCCAGCCAACTCAGGGCACCGTGGTGGTCGACTCCAACGGGACATTCACCTACACGCCGAGCGCAACTTTGCAGGCCGCCGGTGGCTTCGACCAGTTCACGGTCACAGTGCGCGACACCTCATTCCACCTTTTCGGTGACTCGGGAACGATCACCGTGCCGATCTCGGTAGCCGTCGCTGGACCGTCGACCCAGATTGTCAATCCCGCCGGCACGGGCGCACATGCCATCGCCCTCAGCGGCGACGGTAAGCGGGCGTTCGTCCTCAACACCGACAACAGCATCTCGCTGATCGACACCGACGCGTCCAGCGCCACCTACAACCAGATCATCGGTGTCGTCCCGTTCACCACCACGATCACCGACTCGGGTAACGGTCAAACCGTGACCTACACACCCAACGTGACCGCGTTGGCGACCGACTCCACCGGCAGCAAGCTGTATGTCACCAGCAAGTCCACCTATCTCCCGAGCGCGGATAACGCCACCCCGGTCGAGCTCAACAAGTTGTCAGTACTGAGCATCTCAACTGCCACTTCAGGCGACGGATCAGTGATCCTGTCCAGCTCCGTTCTCGGAACCGCCGACACTGGTGACGTGGGCGCAGGGTTGGCCGTGTCGGCCGACGGATCCCGAGTTTATGTGCTGACCACCGATCCGTCCTCCGGCGCAGGAAAGATATCCACGATCGACCCGACGCTGATCGACCCGACCGGCGCCAGTGTCGGTGCGTTCCTCGGCTCGGTTGCGGTCGGCACTGGCGGCCAGGACATCGGCGTCGACTCCGCAGGGCGAGTCTGGGTAGCCAATTCGTCGGATAACACGGTGTCGGTGTTGAACCCAGCCAACAACGCCGTCACCACGATCGCGGTGGGCGGTCGTCCTGAGGCCATCGCGTTCGGCTCGGGTCCGTCCGGAACCGGCAGCTACGCCTACGTCGCGAACTTTCTGAGCAACAGCGTGTCGGTCATAGACACCGACCCGACGTCGGCGACCTATAACACGGTGCTGGCCAATGTCGTTGTCGGCGGCGAGCCGACCGACATCACGGTCAGCGCCGACGGCAAGCATCTCTATGTCGCCCAGTCCTACACGAATTCGGTGGCGATCATCGACACCGCCACCAACGCGTTGACGACCTCCATTGCGACGACCGCCAACGGCGGGCCGACGTCGATCGCCACCTCCGGCGACGGTGCACACGTCTACGTGACCAATCTTTACAGCAATACCATCGACCAGGTCTCGGTGACGCCCACGCTGAGCCCGACTCCGGACTCGACCCCAATCCTCGGCTCCACAAAGGGTTTCCAGGTCTACAACCTGAGCTCGCAGCCCGCCACCCTAACCGGATACATCGGCAACGGCACCCTGCAGAAGCCGGCGCCGGGTCCCGGTGTCGTGGTGGCCCCCGGCTCTTACATCGACTTCGAGGTCGTCGTCTACAGCGGCAAGAACAACACCGTCCAACCACTCTTCCAGCTGCCGAATGCTCAGAACCCCAACCTCAACGTCGTTTTGCGGGTTTTCCTGAAGAACGTCAACGTCACCCGACATATCGCACGCTGCGGCGCCGACGATGGGAATCAGTGCATAGCCATTCCCGGCTACAAAGTCGGGTTGTTGGATCCGTCCAACACCGTGGTGACCCTGGATGCGACGCAGAACAGCCAAGCCCAGCAGATCAGCCAAGCACTGAACGAACTGTGCTTCAACGGCTCGCCGGCCACCTGCAACTTCGACGCCACCAAGGAGTTGCTGACGCACGACAAGGCCAAGCAAGTCGGCAATGCCGTCCAAAATGACACCAACGAGATCGACGGGTTCAACACGACCGTGTCGCGGACTATCACCGAGCAAGTCCAAGACACGGTCCAGGTCTCGATTGGCAACAAATCTGGTCTCATCTTCGAGAAGGTCGAAGCCTCGGTCACGGTGACCTTCCAGCATCAGTGGAGTGAGGCGAAGACGTTCAGCCAATCCATCGACGCCAATATTCAGCCGCACTACCAGATCACCATCACTGCAGCCGACCCCATTTACCGCGACTACGGCAACTTCACGTTGACAATGGGCAACACCACCTGGCACCTCAACAACATCTACTTCGACAGCCCGCGCCCCAACGGCCATGGTGTTTACGTTATTTCCGAGCAGCCTCTGGTGGGGCCGCCGACGAATTGA
- a CDS encoding cation:proton antiporter, whose amino-acid sequence MGHALSGFGFSTLALVAVVGMAGPLLASVPGLRIPVVIGELAAGLVIGRTGFGIVDAGDPTFRLLADIGFALVMFVVGTHVPIRDTALRSSAGIAVARAVLVGAVATGLGVGLAHVFHTGHAAVYAVLMASSSAALALPVIQSLGLAGPQVLSVTAQIAIADSASIVLLPLVIDPDRAMSAAIGAAVIGVCSVVLFVALSTLERRGLRKRLHDFSEANRFALELRVSLIVLFTLATLAVSTHVSIMLAGFALGLVVKATGEPRRLARQLFGITEGLFSPLFFVWLGASLQVRELGDRPAYLLLGLALGVGAVVAHLAGCLTGQPLALGALAAAQLGVPVAAATLGTQNHLLSPGEPSALMLGALLTVAVTSVAGVLAARRQRAQPQT is encoded by the coding sequence ATGGGCCACGCATTGAGTGGTTTCGGCTTCAGCACGCTGGCGCTGGTCGCGGTGGTCGGCATGGCCGGCCCTCTGCTGGCGTCGGTGCCGGGCCTGCGGATCCCCGTGGTCATCGGGGAGCTCGCCGCCGGATTGGTGATCGGGAGAACGGGATTCGGCATCGTCGACGCGGGTGACCCGACCTTCCGCCTGCTGGCTGACATCGGCTTCGCGCTGGTGATGTTCGTGGTGGGCACCCACGTCCCGATCCGGGACACGGCGCTGCGCTCCTCGGCCGGCATCGCTGTCGCGCGCGCCGTCCTCGTCGGCGCGGTCGCCACCGGTCTGGGTGTGGGCCTGGCGCATGTGTTCCACACCGGCCACGCCGCGGTGTACGCGGTGCTGATGGCCTCGTCGTCGGCGGCCCTGGCACTGCCGGTCATTCAGTCCCTGGGTCTGGCGGGCCCGCAGGTGCTGAGTGTGACCGCCCAGATCGCCATCGCCGACTCCGCCTCGATTGTCTTGCTGCCCTTGGTGATCGACCCGGACCGGGCGATGTCGGCAGCTATCGGCGCGGCCGTTATCGGCGTGTGCTCGGTCGTGCTGTTCGTGGCGCTGTCGACCTTGGAGCGTCGCGGACTGCGCAAGCGTCTGCACGATTTCTCCGAGGCGAACCGGTTCGCCCTCGAACTACGGGTCAGCCTGATCGTGCTGTTCACCCTCGCGACGCTGGCCGTCAGCACCCATGTGTCGATCATGCTGGCCGGCTTCGCGCTCGGCCTGGTCGTCAAGGCAACGGGCGAGCCGCGCCGATTGGCCCGGCAGTTGTTCGGCATCACCGAAGGGTTGTTCAGCCCGTTGTTCTTCGTCTGGCTCGGTGCCTCGCTGCAGGTACGTGAACTGGGCGACCGGCCCGCCTATCTCCTGCTGGGACTCGCACTGGGCGTCGGCGCGGTCGTCGCCCACCTGGCGGGCTGCCTGACGGGGCAGCCGCTGGCGCTGGGGGCGCTGGCCGCCGCCCAACTCGGAGTGCCGGTGGCCGCGGCCACCCTGGGCACCCAGAACCACCTGCTCTCCCCGGGCGAACCGTCGGCGTTGATGCTCGGTGCGCTGCTAACGGTCGCCGTCACCTCCGTTGCCGGCGTGCTGGCCGCCCGGCGCCAGCGCGCGCAGCCGCAGACCTGA
- a CDS encoding nuclear transport factor 2 family protein has product MSDALERLTDLQAIRDVVAMYCRGVDRLDLDLVRQAYHHDAVDHHTGFDGSAEDFVRWLGKSLEYLAGSMHLMGNHHVEFIDKDHAISETYCTATHWGRPEDPERLNFTSGVRYVDLMERRDGRWAIAERWAAREWTRRETFIPPEKPGPRGRRDADDPLHVLRRRYGAS; this is encoded by the coding sequence GTGTCTGATGCACTCGAGCGGCTGACGGACCTCCAGGCCATCCGCGACGTCGTGGCGATGTACTGCCGTGGCGTCGACCGGCTCGACCTCGACCTGGTGCGGCAGGCCTACCACCACGACGCCGTCGACCACCACACCGGGTTCGACGGCAGCGCGGAGGACTTTGTGCGCTGGCTCGGCAAGAGCCTCGAATACCTCGCCGGGTCGATGCACCTGATGGGCAACCATCATGTCGAGTTCATCGACAAAGACCATGCGATCAGCGAAACATATTGCACTGCAACGCATTGGGGCCGTCCCGAAGATCCCGAGCGGTTGAACTTCACCAGCGGCGTGCGCTACGTCGACCTGATGGAACGCCGCGACGGCCGATGGGCGATCGCGGAGCGCTGGGCGGCGCGGGAATGGACCCGGCGTGAGACGTTCATTCCCCCGGAGAAGCCGGGCCCCCGCGGCCGCCGCGACGCCGACGATCCGCTGCACGTTCTCAGGAGACGTTACGGTGCGAGTTGA
- a CDS encoding stage II sporulation protein M codes for MDVDAFVLAHQDTWNRLEQLVKRRRRLTGSEVDELVDLYQRVSTHLSMVRSASSDTVLVGRLSTLVARARSAVTGAHAPLWSEFARFWTVSFPVVAYRAWRWWLATAVAFFVVVVVIGMWVAGNHEVQSALSTPAEIDHLVNHDFANYYSEHPAASFALRVWLNNSWVAAQCIAFAIVLGIPIPWVLFQNAANLGVTGGLMVDGGKGDVLFGLLIPHGLLELTAVFLAAAVGMRLGWTVISPGDRPRGQALAEQGRAVVAAAVGLAVVLLVSGLIEALVTPSPLPTFVRVGIGVAAEAAFLAYVIYFGRRASLAGETGDLQDAPDVVPTG; via the coding sequence GTGGACGTCGACGCCTTCGTGCTGGCTCACCAGGACACCTGGAACCGGCTCGAGCAACTGGTCAAGCGGCGTCGTCGGCTGACGGGCTCGGAGGTCGACGAACTCGTCGACCTCTACCAGCGGGTGTCCACCCACCTGTCGATGGTGCGGTCCGCTTCCTCGGACACTGTGCTCGTCGGCCGACTGTCCACCCTCGTCGCCCGCGCCCGCTCGGCGGTCACCGGCGCGCATGCCCCGCTGTGGAGCGAGTTCGCCCGGTTCTGGACCGTGTCGTTCCCGGTGGTGGCCTACCGGGCGTGGCGCTGGTGGCTGGCTACCGCGGTCGCATTCTTCGTCGTCGTGGTGGTCATCGGCATGTGGGTGGCGGGTAATCACGAGGTGCAGTCGGCACTGAGCACGCCGGCGGAGATCGACCACCTGGTCAACCACGACTTCGCCAACTACTACAGCGAGCACCCCGCAGCCTCGTTCGCGCTGCGGGTGTGGCTGAACAACTCGTGGGTGGCTGCGCAGTGCATCGCATTCGCGATCGTGCTGGGCATCCCGATCCCGTGGGTGCTGTTCCAGAACGCCGCGAACCTCGGCGTCACCGGCGGCCTGATGGTGGATGGCGGCAAGGGTGACGTGCTGTTCGGTCTGCTCATTCCGCACGGCCTGCTCGAGCTGACGGCGGTGTTCCTGGCCGCTGCGGTGGGCATGCGGCTGGGCTGGACGGTGATCTCACCGGGCGACCGGCCCCGCGGGCAGGCGCTGGCCGAGCAGGGCCGGGCGGTGGTCGCCGCCGCAGTCGGCCTGGCCGTGGTGCTGCTGGTGTCGGGTCTCATCGAAGCGCTGGTGACGCCGTCGCCGCTGCCGACGTTCGTTCGTGTCGGGATCGGGGTGGCCGCCGAGGCGGCATTCCTGGCCTACGTCATCTACTTCGGGCGCCGCGCAAGCCTGGCCGGTGAGACCGGCGATCTGCAGGACGCGCCCGACGTCGTGCCGACCGGCTAG
- a CDS encoding DUF4350 domain-containing protein, with protein sequence MSTPIGQRWRTGRWLALGLIVIAAVAAVSAYLTAPRPGGRMDPQSTSPDGAHALVTLLREHGVEVIVAEDVAGVERAAGPDTLLLAAETYQTRGAELLNRLAAVPGDRLLLEPTARVRDALAPGIRTGGASVLGDEPDCDLPEANRAGVVLLGPTDTYEKVGDVDLTRCYGGALVRYRADGRTITVAGSSEFMTNGALLKEGNAALAMNLAGQRARLIWYAPQKPEGEATGGAEIGDLIPDAVSWIVWQLCLAVVLLALWQGRRLGPLVAEKLPVVVRASETVEGRARLYRSRRARDQAAEALRTATLQRLAPRLGLGANPSPAAIASAVAQRYSGDPNTVAHILFGPVPTTDADLLQLAHTLDDIERQVTKS encoded by the coding sequence GTGAGCACCCCTATCGGCCAACGCTGGCGCACCGGACGCTGGCTCGCCCTCGGCCTGATCGTCATAGCGGCGGTGGCCGCGGTCAGCGCTTATCTCACCGCTCCGCGCCCGGGCGGGCGGATGGATCCGCAGTCCACCTCGCCGGATGGGGCACACGCGCTGGTGACCCTGCTGCGGGAGCACGGTGTGGAGGTCATCGTGGCCGAGGATGTGGCCGGGGTGGAACGCGCTGCGGGCCCGGACACCCTGCTGCTGGCAGCGGAGACCTACCAGACCCGCGGTGCGGAACTGCTGAACCGGCTCGCCGCGGTCCCCGGTGACCGCCTGCTGCTCGAACCTACCGCCCGGGTGCGCGATGCCCTGGCGCCCGGTATCCGGACCGGCGGGGCGAGCGTCCTGGGCGACGAGCCGGATTGCGATCTACCCGAAGCCAATCGGGCCGGAGTCGTGCTGCTGGGCCCCACCGACACCTACGAGAAGGTTGGCGATGTCGACCTCACCCGTTGTTATGGTGGCGCCCTGGTGCGCTACCGCGCCGACGGGCGCACGATCACCGTCGCCGGAAGTTCGGAATTCATGACCAACGGCGCACTTCTGAAGGAAGGCAACGCCGCACTGGCGATGAACCTGGCCGGGCAGCGCGCCCGGTTGATCTGGTACGCCCCGCAGAAGCCCGAGGGTGAGGCCACCGGCGGCGCCGAGATTGGTGATCTCATCCCCGACGCGGTGAGCTGGATCGTCTGGCAGCTGTGCCTGGCGGTGGTGCTGCTGGCGCTGTGGCAGGGCCGCCGGCTCGGGCCTCTGGTGGCCGAGAAGCTGCCCGTGGTGGTCCGCGCGTCGGAGACCGTCGAGGGCCGGGCCCGGCTCTACCGGTCCAGGCGCGCCCGCGACCAGGCAGCCGAGGCACTGCGGACCGCCACCCTGCAGCGGCTGGCACCCCGGCTCGGTCTGGGCGCCAACCCTTCTCCGGCCGCCATCGCGTCGGCCGTCGCGCAACGCTACAGCGGCGACCCCAATACGGTGGCGCACATACTGTTCGGCCCGGTCCCGACCACTGACGCCGACCTCCTCCAGCTGGCCCACACTCTCGACGACATCGAAAGGCAGGTCACGAAGTCGTGA